One genomic window of Gimesia chilikensis includes the following:
- a CDS encoding sigma-70 family RNA polymerase sigma factor: MSITTSSSDQNSGEKFTSLLEQERLRIFGYIRTLVPHNSDAEDVYQHVCLTLWNKFDEFDQDRDFFAWACGIVYFTVCNFRRSNQRDRHYFSQELIETMSQERMQHLSNYNLRLELLQDCFYSLSQADQDLLIHSTQEKQSIKEFACKAGKTVQTLYNRLSALRRELAQCVKRKLKQEGSLR; the protein is encoded by the coding sequence ATGTCCATCACGACCTCATCTTCGGATCAAAATTCCGGAGAGAAGTTTACATCATTGCTGGAGCAGGAGCGATTACGAATATTCGGTTATATTCGTACGCTTGTACCCCACAATTCTGATGCCGAGGACGTATACCAGCATGTATGCCTGACACTCTGGAATAAATTCGACGAGTTTGATCAGGATCGCGACTTCTTTGCCTGGGCCTGTGGAATTGTATACTTCACCGTCTGTAACTTTCGGAGAAGTAACCAGCGTGATCGGCACTATTTCAGCCAGGAGTTAATTGAAACGATGTCACAGGAGCGAATGCAACATCTGAGCAACTACAATCTCAGGCTGGAGCTCCTGCAAGACTGTTTCTACAGCTTGAGCCAGGCGGACCAGGATCTGCTGATCCATTCCACCCAGGAAAAACAATCCATCAAGGAGTTTGCCTGCAAAGCGGGTAAGACCGTGCAGACACTCTACAACCGTCTCAGCGCACTCAGACGTGAATTGGCGCAATGCGTCAAACGAAAACTGAAACAGGAGGGAAGCCTGAGATGA
- a CDS encoding FadR/GntR family transcriptional regulator: MKTESSQNTMATRLAEQIRTRIVEEQLPAGHVFMTEGQLAEEYQVSRTIVREAVSRLRALGILDGKQRKGLVVRRPDLVQLLSESLPLLTVSSHERDELKLLRYVLEIGAIELAVKNATESQMDQLDALVAEMQSCLEDQEWERSIELDLAFHSLVLEMTGSKYVAGMQQILAEYFHSLPEIDRLDSGRSARIVWEHAELASAIRRQDREHARVLIRQQFEDLI; this comes from the coding sequence TCTTCGCAAAATACGATGGCGACCCGACTGGCGGAGCAAATCCGTACGCGCATCGTTGAGGAGCAGTTGCCGGCAGGCCATGTGTTTATGACGGAAGGACAACTGGCAGAAGAATATCAGGTTTCACGGACGATTGTCCGGGAAGCGGTCAGTCGCCTGAGGGCCTTGGGAATTCTGGACGGGAAGCAGCGCAAAGGGCTGGTCGTGAGGCGACCGGACCTGGTTCAGCTGTTATCGGAAAGTCTACCGCTACTCACTGTTTCTTCGCATGAACGAGATGAGCTGAAGTTGCTGCGGTATGTATTAGAAATCGGTGCGATCGAGCTGGCGGTCAAGAATGCGACGGAATCACAGATGGACCAGTTGGATGCACTGGTAGCTGAGATGCAGTCCTGCCTGGAAGATCAGGAATGGGAGCGATCAATCGAGCTGGATCTGGCATTTCACTCTCTGGTTCTGGAAATGACCGGTTCCAAGTATGTCGCCGGAATGCAGCAGATCCTCGCTGAGTATTTTCACAGCCTACCGGAAATTGACCGACTGGATTCAGGTAGATCAGCGCGGATCGTCTGGGAGCATGCGGAACTGGCCAGTGCCATTCGCAGGCAGGATCGGGAGCATGCCCGCGTGTTGATTCGACAGCAGTTTGAGGATCTGATCTGA